Genomic DNA from Elgaria multicarinata webbii isolate HBS135686 ecotype San Diego chromosome 2, rElgMul1.1.pri, whole genome shotgun sequence:
ACAAGTTCAAACATAGATTATCAAGCAAAATGCATTTTATCCCTTCTCAATGCACTTCTGTTGGAGTGAGAGGAGGAACTTTAAGGTAGTCAGGAGGCTAATATGTTCATTATTCAAAGATAACACTTATTGGTTTTTAGGGGGTGGGATCCTGTTTTCAGACATCACTCCCATAGCacctggtttttgtttgtttagtatAAAgactttttctttaaattttaaatgaattACAATCAGATGCatctcttttctccttttcctttttgacaGTACATTGCTTCAGGATCTGTGTCTGTGTCGGCTGAAAAACATTTGAACAGCAACTTGGTGAGATAATATAACTTTTGCTCTACTTTTATAAGAAGAATGCGCTGAAAAAAACACCTCCAAATTACATAGCTAAGGCCATTTCCTGCAGATGTGCATTTGCTCTAAGTCAAAGATGTTTGTATGACTGGTGCTTAGAAAACCCCAAAGCCAACCTAGAGCTGAGGGCAGCCATGTGCTAATCAAGTCCCACTGTCTTCTCCCATCAACATCCAACGCTCCACAGATTCATGCTGTTTCAGAAAGAAAGAGTTCCAGCCTTGTTGGAATTTGGAATGAGGACTCATGGGGGAAATAGAAATGTTAGATCATGGATGCCATACCTATGGGTTGGTTGGTTCTTTGACTAGGTGAGAACATATCTTGCTAGCATTGAAAGAACATCAGTGGCTCCCAGTGTATTTCTCATCACAAGTCAAAGTGCTGATGTACACCTTTAAAGCCCGTAGGAACACTGCTAGAGGTGGTGTTATACCTGCAGTGCTTTTCTGCAGGCAAAACTGAGGCCTCCAGCTCACACACCCAGCAAGTGGACCTCCTCGCCTCCACCAGAGAGGCACCTGTGCCCCATCCTAACCACCGTGGATGGCTATCCCCATTTAATTATTTTCTATTATACAGATGTATGGGATGACCAAGGTGAGAGCTTCTTTAATCAGAATATTAAGTTTCTCTTTGTTTTCAAATCCCTGGCCTTCAAGCTGTATTTGGTTCTCTCTCAGGAGAAAATAAGACCTAAGGAAAAAGAGCAGGATGCTGCACAGTGCCACATGGCTTACAGATTCCTCCACAGTAGCCAGAGACACTTTCGATTTGTTGTTGGATATAAATTTTGACTTCCTGTACTTCTAGGTTGTCTGATACTTTCTCTATTTCAGGTGAATTGCAGTGTAGGAATGAACATCGCAAGTGCTGTAGTAGCATCATTTGGCATTTTGGGATACATACTCAAGCTGTATGTATATGTAACACTTGTGCCACTTGGATATATTTCATCAAACGTAAGTGAACGAATTCCACAAACAATTTTAAAGATATGGGGAAAGAATGTTcatgaaagggaaaggaagatatACAGCCTTGGGCTTTGCTTGCTGTTTCCCTGAAGCAGCTCCCACCGCCAAAGACACTAGCCAGCGTTTAATTGAAAAGACAGTGGGAAGTGCTGCAGAGAAAATAGCAAGAATTCTGAAACTGCACACGGTTCTCCAACGCACATGTGACTCTTCTTTGCTTTTTCGTTCATGGCTTTAGAAGCCTGGCTATCTGGAAAGGAGCCTAGGCAAGCATTTCTGCacaccccatccagcacatgtTTCCTTCCTTCGTTCAGTAAATAGCCAATAGATGAGCTCCTGTTTGCCTCCAAATCTGTTCCAGTGCAATGCGCATAAACATTATAATCAAAGTGACGGAATGAGCACAGTGGGTCTATCCTGATGATATTTAGCATAAATGACTGCATTTTTATTGCTCGGCTGTGCGGGATCCCAATGCTGTTCTTCAAAGCAGCAGTTCTGTCacagggaaattgcatttccttgctACTCGCACTGCAGTATCTTGTCACTTGGAAAAAGTGTCGTCCCCCCACTCCAGAAATACTATTCCCATTTAGATATTGAATTCTGTAATGAGTGTGGTTGTGCTGTTGCTGGAGTCCCATTGGATAGTGCCTGTGACATTATGGGATATGAAATGCACAGCTGCTCTCTTGTCTCTTCCTTATGCATGAGAAATGGTATCCTGTTGAAACATTAAGAAACACGACAAAAGCTAGAAGATTTTTCATGTGCGGTAAAGAACAGGAATGGGGCtcaaatcacatttttagccttCTGTGTTTTTGAAATATCAAGTCTaccaaacagtttaaaacatgaGGCCTCCTTTTTTGTAATATCACTAAGAATAAACATGTTAAGAAGGCTCTGCCAAGGTTTTAATTAAAGGAGCAGGAGAGTGCACCTCTAGCTaagttgcaaaaggaaaaaaaatccagtatTAAAAACGAGTATTAAAAACTGTGGTGCCTGGGTCCAGCAAAGATGCACCATGTTATCCTGGTCCTGTATtgtcttatgaagcatctgagtgTTACTGTATTGCCAGAGGAATCCTCCTGGGAGTTTACCCATGCCTGATTGTTGCTAACATCAGTGGCTAGCAGGAAGGGGCATcattgctggtcccaggcactccaccCTCCCCATCTAATTTGGGCCTGGAAGACCAAGGAAATGTGTGGgtcatggagggtaagttgtaagcaagtacaatttgtgacattgcacaacatcattattGATCACAGAGCACGTCTGTGAAGGCATCAGCTTAAGCTAGCAGGTTTTTGATAACTAAATTGCTATCAAAGGTTTTACCATTTTATATATTAAGAGAAGAATTTCTGTGTTGGTcaaagcctcgtgtggtgcagagcggtaaagcatcagtttctgcagctgagactctccccacggcctaagttagatcccagcagaagctggtttcaggcagccagctcaggtcgactcagccttccatcctcctgaggttggtaaagtgagtacccagttagctgcgggaaaggtaataacggccggggaaggcaacggcaaaccaccccgctataaggcctgccaagaaaacgtcagtgaaagctggcgtccctccaagagtcagtaatgactcagtgcttgcacaagaggttccttccctttcctttcccagaTCCCTTGAGCAAATGAGTCAAAATTATCACCACTGCCCCCAGATCTTCTGTAGATAAAAAAGTTGCTGATCAAGACAATATAACCCTGAAGATAGTTACGAGATCTTCCGGTATTGCACAACTGAATCAATTTGCCCACACTGAGTGAGAGAGATAATGTGTTCCATCTCCTTCTCTCTTCAGCTGCCTTTAGTTTTTAgcatcctgctcctgctcctgacCTTACTCGAGTTCTCCATCGCCGTTACAGTAACGCATTTTGGATGTCGGGCAAATTGCTTTACCAATGACACAGTAAGCATTTCATTCTTTTTTCAAAGTTTGAGCAGATCATGTTGAAAACCCAGAGTCAAAATGGCACAGAGGAGATGTTTCACTTTTGCAGAAGAGTAAACTCGAGCGAGAAATGTGTTCAGACCCCTCTTGCACACTTGTCCTTCCAGTGTCGGCAGTGATGAGGAGAGTCATGGGTTGTCCCATTTCAGCTGATTCCATCATATGACAAAATAATGTTGTAACTCCTTTTTTTTCATAAAAGTTTTTGATTGGAGATATGGCTATAGTTATTTGTGCTGCTGAATATAAAACACAGGAGCAACCACATACAGGGTGAAAGCGGCACATTCCTTTTGCTTTCTCTAAGCCTTGTCCAAAGAATGACTTTATGGTgtgaaaaaatattaatttgtttcTCCTTTCCTGTAAACCAGCTGCAGCTATTTTCTCATCAAAGATTCTCTTCTGCAGTATAAACATTTGCAGCTCTCAGTCTCCGGTACTGTTGTACATTGGAATATATGGTTCTTGTTTCAGAAAATGCATTCAGTGCAATTCTGATTTCTGTTTGTACCCCTGATGTTTGTGATGTGATTAGTATGAGCAATGCATCTCCCGACACACACTATTTATGAACTATCTTGGGTGGGTGagagcagtggcagcaccaggaAAGCCCGCAACTGCCCTCCTTCCGATGTGGATGGTTGGAAGGAGCGTCAGTGCGGCTGCACCAAAGCTCACACCACCAGGTGCAGCATTATCGATGTCATGAAGACGAGGGCCAAGTTGGTACAGGTTCTTGtagaagagaagaaaagacaaCCTCTGTATTTTCCAACAAATTCGATCCTTCATcaaaagggagaaaaattataattttcaaaacaaagaGAAGCCCTAATTCACACCATTGTGACAGGAGCTGTGCTGGTAGAGTTCTGCATcagataaggtgaccatatgaaaaggaggacagggctcctgtatctttaacagttgtattgaaaaggaaatttcagtaggtgtcatttgtatatatggagaacctggtgaaatctcctctttatcataacagttaaagctgcaggtgccctgccctcttttaaatctggtcactctggtatagctcctgcagctttaactgttgtgatgaagatggaatttcctcaggttctccatatatacaaatgacacctgctgaaattctcttttctatgcaactgttaaagatacaggagccctgttctcctttccatatggtcaccctagcatcagAGAAGCGTGAAATGATtgcgaggaggaagaggagagatgttgtggcagtgaagaatacgatgatgatgatgatgatgatgatgatgatgatgatgatgatgatgataatggcaatatttgtttgtttcaggCCATTGCTTATGTGCCCTGCACCATCACTGGAGAAAACATAGCTCCCCTTGAAGACAATTGTACCCGTCCAACCTATGTAAAGATTGTTCCCTACATGGGAGTTTAAGAAAGAACCTGAAAAATTATGAGAGTTACCATGCCAGCAATCTTGACAATCCAGCCATTTCAAAATTTCCTTTCAATATTTGCAAATATATCCATCCTTCAAAGCTAAGTGCAACATTTAGTACCTATAGTGATGAAACTATCTACaagggaagagggccttttcagtcgtCCCTGACACATCCTCCACAGGGAAGCTCGCCTGGCGTGTATTCAGTGGTTGTTTAAGCACCAGAAGAAGACCTGTTTTTTCTCTCCCAAGCACTTCAACTACCATTTTAGTGCTTTTATATCATTCCAATGCTTTatttttgctgctggttttacttgGATTTATTATATGCTTCCCTGATTTTACCCTTTGCTCCTCTttatcctgggccggatctacactagtcttataacgttgctagtgtccctttctaacgtggttctctgtatctgttctctgtagctgtaacgttactgcagggcacactgttaaatcctttcgttgctgggtttgctccgcccactgcctgcctcattcctagccagcagagcagggcaagtcataagcacacacaaattccctccctcccaaaacatcttaacacaagtcccagggaattgcctgagcgcacaggagccagccactttgctgaagctaagcagggttgggtctggtcagggtttggatgggggagaccaaattgaaaagttttagcagcagccgcatttaacccccgctggtcatgagttttggactttggacccttgttaattttcctgcagggagctacagctcctttgcaaagaggggggaaatgttttttaaaaaatcataacaaatcaaccgatgacccaatttgattcaaattttaagggaggatgcatgggagtacttcacaataaaagcagattctaaggtggaaaacttctgagtgcttagcatacaattgtcagtgattgcacagcataagggtggtgtgatttatctgctgtagcagataatagcaaacggggcgaaggaaggagaataggaaatgggcggagcaaactccccaactctgggttgcgagaggagaattaccggtagaacagggcacatgaatctgcagccacgctggaactaagaaacagaagctgtaagtacgactcatttacaacgttggagacccgggtcacgtgacgctatgcgtcacagtaacccattcaaaacgttagaataacaccagtgtagattcccacctagtTGCGCTATATGCTCTTTTCTAACCATTGTTTTATTGGCATTTTATATTCCATGTTGTAATATTGTTCTTCAGCTGCAGCCGCCCCAGACATTATTGGTCTAATAGTgtaagaattaaaataaatacatcaataaaagTTGAAAATTGATTGAATCGAGCTTTAAAATGCGATGGAGGGTAAACCCACTTTCCATGGAGGTATACAGGGTTGAGCCCAGATCCCAACTGATCCATTTTAGTCGTCCCCCCGTAACCCTCCCCACTGCCATTCCCAAGCTTTTCaaatgcaagaaaaaccagaatggGGTTTCCTTAGGCAATACTATATGATGGGAACACGTCTGGAGcaccacaagttacccacccctggtctaagaaGGACCCTATGGCATCACCCCAATGagacctcctcctctctgccgcCACCATCACATCCAAGGAAACTGGGAAAAGACAGTAGATGGCAGTGCTCACGTGAGAATGCTATGGTGGGGATTTGATCTTTACCAGGCTGAATGCAGAGCTCATGTTGCACGTTCCAGTCATTCGACAACATAAtatggaccaccaccaccaccccattttttcTGGTGCATGATGTAGAAGTCCATTTAAACATTTAGTTTAAAAATATGTCCCTCATAACCTGggcagcagattttttaaaaaatatattaaat
This window encodes:
- the LOC134393660 gene encoding membrane-spanning 4-domains subfamily A member 8-like; this encodes MAINPVRMPTDMVALVPPNGISGIQGGYGIPPPVSVKYVQYVQCGQQFGHSSNPPQQALGKFIKRYAKFLGAIQIIIGLIEIIYWFIQIVLLLPSNQLGSPIIFSFMGGIFYIASGSVSVSAEKHLNSNLVNCSVGMNIASAVVASFGILGYILKLYVYVTLVPLGYISSNLPLVFSILLLLLTLLEFSIAVTVTHFGCRANCFTNDTAIAYVPCTITGENIAPLEDNCTRPTYVKIVPYMGV